A DNA window from Choloepus didactylus isolate mChoDid1 chromosome 9, mChoDid1.pri, whole genome shotgun sequence contains the following coding sequences:
- the SPC25 gene encoding kinetochore protein Spc25 isoform X1, producing the protein MIEDELALFDKSINEFWNKFKSAVSDTSCQMVGLRDTYKDSIKAFAEKLSMKLKEEDRMVEMFLEYQNQICQQNQRIQEKKDNLLKLIAEVKCKKQEMEVLTANIQDLKEEYAKKKEIFPSNVNEQKPLLLSNRAISTANKANEERLKRLQKSADLYKDRLGLEIRKIYGDKLQFIFTNIDPKHPENPYMFSLRLNEARDYEVSDSAPYLEHLAEFQENVRKTNNFSAFLANVRKTFTSVVCN; encoded by the exons ATGATAGAGGACGAACTGGCACTATTTGATAAAAGCATAAAtgaattttggaataaattcaaaagtGCTGTCAGTGACACCTCCTGTCAGATGGTGGGGCTAAGAGATACCTACAAGGACTCTATTAAAGCATTTGCAG aaaagttGTCTATGAAGTTAAAGGAAGAAGACCGAATGGTTGAGATGTTTCTGGAATATCAAAATC AGATCTGCCAGCAGAATCAGcgcattcaggaaaaaaaagataacttgTTAAAGTTGATTGCTGAAGTAAAATGCAAAAAGCAAGAAATGGAAGTATTGACTGCAAATATCCAGGATCTTAAAgaagaatatgcaaagaaaaaggaaa TTTTTCCTTCCAACGTGAATGAACAGAAGCCCCTTTTGTTAAGTAACAGAG cTATTTCCACTGCTAACAAAGCTAATGAAGAGAGGTTGAAAAGGCTGCAGAAATCTGCAGACTTATATAAAGATCGACTTGGACTAGAAATTCGAAAAATTTATG GTGATAAATTACAGTTTATATTCACTAATATTGATCCTAAGCATCCTGAGAATCCATATATGTTTTCTCTGCGCCTGAATGAAGCAAGGGACTACGAAG tgtcaGATAGTGCTCCGTATCTTGAACACCTAGCAGAATTTCAAGAGAATGTAAGGAAGACCAataatttttcagcttttcttgcCAATGTTCGGAAAACCTTTACTTCTGTGGTTTGTAATTAA
- the SPC25 gene encoding kinetochore protein Spc25 isoform X2, with amino-acid sequence MIEDELALFDKSINEFWNKFKSAVSDTSCQMVGLRDTYKDSIKAFAEKLSMKLKEEDRMVEMFLEYQNQICQQNQRIQEKKDNLLKLIAEVKCKKQEMEVLTANIQDLKEEYAKKKETISTANKANEERLKRLQKSADLYKDRLGLEIRKIYGDKLQFIFTNIDPKHPENPYMFSLRLNEARDYEVSDSAPYLEHLAEFQENVRKTNNFSAFLANVRKTFTSVVCN; translated from the exons ATGATAGAGGACGAACTGGCACTATTTGATAAAAGCATAAAtgaattttggaataaattcaaaagtGCTGTCAGTGACACCTCCTGTCAGATGGTGGGGCTAAGAGATACCTACAAGGACTCTATTAAAGCATTTGCAG aaaagttGTCTATGAAGTTAAAGGAAGAAGACCGAATGGTTGAGATGTTTCTGGAATATCAAAATC AGATCTGCCAGCAGAATCAGcgcattcaggaaaaaaaagataacttgTTAAAGTTGATTGCTGAAGTAAAATGCAAAAAGCAAGAAATGGAAGTATTGACTGCAAATATCCAGGATCTTAAAgaagaatatgcaaagaaaaaggaaa cTATTTCCACTGCTAACAAAGCTAATGAAGAGAGGTTGAAAAGGCTGCAGAAATCTGCAGACTTATATAAAGATCGACTTGGACTAGAAATTCGAAAAATTTATG GTGATAAATTACAGTTTATATTCACTAATATTGATCCTAAGCATCCTGAGAATCCATATATGTTTTCTCTGCGCCTGAATGAAGCAAGGGACTACGAAG tgtcaGATAGTGCTCCGTATCTTGAACACCTAGCAGAATTTCAAGAGAATGTAAGGAAGACCAataatttttcagcttttcttgcCAATGTTCGGAAAACCTTTACTTCTGTGGTTTGTAATTAA